A section of the Larus michahellis chromosome 1, bLarMic1.1, whole genome shotgun sequence genome encodes:
- the GPR85 gene encoding putative G-protein coupled receptor 85 has translation MANYSHAADNILQNLSPLTAFLKLTSLGFIIGVSVVGNLLISILLVKDKTLHRAPYYFLLDLCCSDILRSAICFPFVFTSVKNGSTWTYGTLTCKVIAFLGVLSCFHTAFMLFCISVTRYLAIAHHRFYTKRLTFWTCLAVICMVWTLSVAMAFPPVLDVGTYSFIREEDQCTFQHRSFRANDSLGFMLLLALILLATQLVYLKLIFFVHDRRKMKPVQFVAAVSQNWTFHGPGASGQAAANWLAGFGRGPTPPTLLGIRQNANTTGRRRLLVLDEFKMEKRISRMFYIMTFLFLTLWGPYLVACYWRVFARGPVVPGGFLTAAVWMSFAQAGINPFVCIFSNRELRRCFSTTLLYCRKSRLPREPYCVI, from the coding sequence ATGGCGAACTACAGCCATGCAGCTGacaacattttacaaaatctCTCTCCTTTAACAGCTTTCCTGAAACTGACTTCACTGGGTTTCATAATAGGAGTCAGTGTGGTTGGTAACCTTCTGATCTCCATTTTGCTAGTCAAAGATAAGACCTTGCATAGAGCTCCTTACTACTTCCTGTTGGATCTGTGCTGCTCAGATATCCTCAGATCTGCAATTtgtttcccatttgttttcaCCTCTGTAAAAAATGGCTCTACTTGGACATATGGGACTCTTACTTGCAAAGTGATTGcctttttgggggttttgtccTGTTTTCACACTGCTTTCATGTTATTCTGCATAAGCGTCACCAGATACTTAGCTATTGCCCACCACCGTTTTTATACGAAAAGGCTGACCTTCTGGACTTGTTTGGCCGTTATCTGTATGGTGTGGACCCTCTCTGTAGCCATGGCTTTCCCCCCAGTTTTAGACGTGGGCACCTACTCGTTCATTAGGGAGGAAGACCAATGCACTTTCCAGCATCGTTCCTTCAGGGCTAACGATTCCTTGGGATTTATGCTTCTTCTTGCCCTTATCCTCCTAGCCACACAGCTTGTCTACCTCAAGCTGATATTTTTTGTTCACGATCGCAGGAAAATGAAGCCAGTCCAGTTTGTTGCAGCAGTGAGCCAGAACTGGACTTTTCATGGTCCTGGAGCGAGTGGTCAAGCAGCTGCTAATTGGCTGGCTGGATTTGGAAGGGGTCCCACACCTCCAACCTTGTTGGGAATCAGGCAAAACGCGAACACCACAGGCAGGAGAAGGCTACTGGTTTTAGATGAGTTCAAAATGGAGAAGAGAATCAGCAGAATGTTCTACATCATGACATTCCTCTTTCTGACCTTGTGGGGTCCCTATTTGGTAGCCTGTTACTGGAGAGTTTTTGCAAGAGGGCCTGTAGTACCAGGGGGATTTCTAACGGCCGCTGTCTGGATGAGTTTTGCCCAAGCTGGAATCAATCCTTTTGTCTGCATTTTCTCCAACAGGGAGCTGAGGCGCTGTTTCAGCACAACCCTTCTTTACTGCAGAAAATCCAGGTTACCAAGGGAACCTTACTGTGTTATATGA